From a single Metopolophium dirhodum isolate CAU chromosome 6, ASM1992520v1, whole genome shotgun sequence genomic region:
- the LOC132947905 gene encoding major facilitator superfamily domain-containing protein 6-like, with the protein MTYFQVNRKLLLMKIHYFFGIGGYAFTPFLTIVSKQRGYSAFIVGLIFMLQPIPGMLMRPIVGAVTDKYKCRRSMFIANSIIMFVLVCLLSIIPGTTTKEEMNDLDVIKSPLFWMFFTTLVLIKMVGMAKTVLEDTICMDLLGEDKNNYGKQRLWGSIGWSLFAIISGASVDWYSAGLEYKNYAPGYVIAMLCFLLDIYVVFNLKVVQENDTKIVASDVKKVFTEGKVLAFLLWVVFIGFFMSFIWYFVFWYLEDLSNEFHPETKSWMKTLQGTSLLIQCFGGEVPSFLFSSYILKRVDHMTILSIVFFTFTCIFSSYTIIENPLWALPVELLNGITFAMSYSAAISYAALITPVGAEGTLQGVVGTAYIGIGAPIGSIVGGYMFKHIGSIATFKLLSMVAFVTCAIQIIVNFILRRLSKNDDVKDMNTNVQTKDDNIKEDINLTT; encoded by the exons GTTATGCGTTTACGCCATTTTTGACGATAGTATCAAAACAACGTGGTTATTCTGCATTCATTGTTGGTTTAATATTCATGCTACAACCAATTCCTGGAA TGCTGATGAGACCAATTGTAGGTGCCGTTACAGATAAATACAAATGTCGTCGGTCTATGTTTATTGCGAATTCAATAATCATGTTTGTATTGGTATGTTTACTATCAATAATTCCTGGTACGACAACAAAAGAGGAAATGAACGATTTGGACGTGATCAAGTCGCCACTTTTTTGGATGTTTTTTACTACACTTGTCTTAATCAAAATGGTCGGAATGGCGAAAACTGTTTTAGAGGACACGATTTGTATGGATttattag GcgaagacaaaaataattatggaaaacaAAGGTTGTGGGGATCCATTGGTTGGAGTTTGTTCGCCATTATTTCCGGTGCATCCGTAGACTGGTATAGCGCAGGGCTAGAGTACAAAAACTATGCTCCAGGTTACGTCATTGCAATGCTATGTTTCCTTTTAGATATATATGTCGTGTTTAACCTCAag GTTGTACAAGAAAATGATACCAAAATTGTAGCTTCTGACGTAAAAAAAGTATTCACTGAAGGTAAAGTACTCGCGTTTCTTCTTTGGGTTgtttttattggattttttatGTCTTTCATATGGTACTTCGTATTTTG gtacctgGAAGACTTGTCGAATGAGTTCCACCCCGAGACGAAATCTTGGATGAAGACTCTCCAAGGAACATCATTACTAATCCAATGTTTCGGTGGCGAAGTGCCGTCGTTCCTTTTTTCCA gctacATACTGAAACGTGTGGATCACATGACCATATTGTCCATAGTATTTTTCACGTTTACGTGTATATTCTCTTCGTACACGATCATCGAGAACCCTCTTTGGGCGTTACCAGTGGAATTACTCAACGGAATAACGTTCGCAATGTCTTATTCGGCAGCCATTTCGTATGCGGCACTTATAACGCCTGTCGGCGCTGAAGGAACACTCCAAGGAGTCGTCGGGACGGCTTACATTGGAATAG GCGCGCCCATTGGAAGCATCGTAGGTGGTTATATGTTCAAACACATTGGAAGTATTGCTACGTTTAAGCTGTTAAGCATGGTCGCATTTGTCACTTGtgcaatacaaattattgtcaattttatattaaggcGTTTGTCTAAAAATGATGATGTAAAGGACATGAATACTAATGTTCAAACTAAAGATGATAATATCAAAGAAGACATAAATTTAACAACCTAG
- the LOC132947903 gene encoding E3 SUMO-protein ligase KIAA1586-like → MLSCILQSRKTTLMRAQSEINRTIRILESLKAEPGEKEKEIIEAIQKGINKGVNITMTKSGGINRLQFLQNLVDRMRQRLFDDSKNKTMLEDIQVIDEVFKVATNDAKGEDEVKRVSRTLGFSEFESVVDFRSRNVFSSFMKALNILPTSTADCERGFSDMNLTITDLRTRLNIENVSDLMFISINGPSVADFNPRPYIKIWLRDHRSAVSTPRGKERKEIDDENKMQKLFFNNLFN, encoded by the exons ATGTTATCTTGTATATTACAGTCCAGAAAAACAACTCTAATGCGTGCCCAGTCGGAGATAAATAGAACGATTAGAATTTTAGAAAGTCTGAAAGCTGAACCTGGGGAAAAAGAAAAGGAAATTATAGAAGCTATTCAGAAAGGAATTAACAAAGGTGTCAATATTACAATGACAAAATCAGGAGGGATTAACAGGTTAcaatttttgcaaaatttagTAGACAGAATGCGTCAACGCTTATTTGAtgactcaaaaaataaaacaatgctaGAAGACATTCag gtaattgaTGAAGTGTTCAAAGTAGCAACTAATGATGCAAAGGGAGAAGATGAAGTTAAAAGAGTATCACGGACATTAGGTTTTTCTGAATTTGAAAGTGTAGTTGACTTCCGTTCAAGAAATGTTTTTTCTAGTTTCATGAAAGCATTAAATATACTCCCAACTTCAACAGCTGATTGTGAACGAGGGTTTTCCGATATGAATTTGACAATAACTGATTTAAGGACTagattaaacattgaaaatgtgTCAGATTTGATGTTCATCTCTATCAATGGCCCTTCAGTTGCAGATTTTAATCCTAgaccttatattaaaatttggttAAGAGATCACCGTTCTGCCGTTTCCACTCCTAGAGGTAAAGAAAGAAAAGAAATAGACGACGAAAATAAGAtgcagaaattattttttaacaatttatttaattaa
- the LOC132947711 gene encoding kelch-like protein 2, with protein MCVRHKGAGVGVLYAVGGQDGSNILSSVETFRPSIEVLTSIADMHLPRSDAAVVALNGVLYVVGGNDETSSLNSVECYSPHTNTWTMVTVPMNDARTSAGVIAINRPQLFNTC; from the exons ATGTGTGTACGCCACAAAGGTGCTGGAGTAGGTGTACTATATGCTGTGGGTGGTCAAGATGGATCAAACATTCTAAGTAGTGTTGAAACATTCAGACCAAGTATAGAAGTTTTGACTTCTATTGCAGATATGCATTTGCCTCGAAGTGATGCAG cAGTAGTTGCATTAAATGGTGTATTGTATGTCGTAGGTGGCAACGACGAAACTTCTAGTTTGAATTCTGTAGAATGTTACAGCCCACACACCAATACCTGGACTATGGTGACAGTGCCAATGAATGATGCACGGACTTCAGCAGGAGTAATAGCCATTAATAGGCCACAACTTTTTAACACTTGTTAg